Sequence from the Camelus dromedarius isolate mCamDro1 chromosome 12, mCamDro1.pat, whole genome shotgun sequence genome:
GTGTGTGGGGCTGGTGGTGGGGTCCCTGGTGCTGGGGTTCCTGCTGTCACTACCACTGACTATTTTAATCTTCCATCTCCCGTTCTGCAACAACAACGAAATCTACCACTTCTACTGTGACATGCCCGCAGTCATGCGCCTGGCTTGTGTAGACACACGCATTCACCAGACCGCGCTGTGTATCATCAGCTTCGTCGTCCTAAGCCTCCCCCTCTCACTGATCTCCGTCTCCTACATCTTCATCGTGGCGGCTGTTTTACAGATCCGGTCAGAAGGAGGGCGCCACCgagccttctccacctgctcctctcaCGTCTTAGTGGTCCTCCTGCAGTATGGCTGCACCAGTTTTATATACTTGTCCCCCAGCTCCAGCTACTCTCCTGAGATGGGCCGGGTGGTGTCTGTGGTCTACACTTTTATCACTCCCATTTTAAATCCTTTGATCTATAGTATGAGGAACAAGGAATTGAAAGACGCCCTCAGGAAGGCGCTGAGAAAGTTCTTTGTAGGATGGTTCTATAACTTATTTAAATCAGAACACATGTGAGAGCGGACGCTAGTAATAATTATGCTGGGATGAGCTGCATGAGCCAGGAATGTCCTCAGCAAACTGAGACCTGGCTCATTATTCAAGGAAGTGAACACTACTGTCTAACTGAAATAAAGCTACATCACACAGGGCAACGTGACGTCCTGGGCATGGGTGAAGGAGCATCAACACTGACTGGACATCCGCTAGGTACCAGGTGCTGTGCGTGGGTTATCTCGCTTAGCCCATAACATGTAtcactgtcttcatttttttagaaACGAAAACTAAAGGCTAACAAAAGACATTTCTAGGATGAGAACAcaagtatttaaaaatctaaagacTAAGCTGTCTTCACACAATGCCCCTCTCCTTGTTCTAGGCTCACTCTGCCAGGGGGAGAACATGTTACCTCGTGCAAGTCTGGTCTCcctaggcttcagtttccttatttctgaAGTGGCAAAGCTGAACTAGAAAATTCCACATGTTCCTTCCAAGGTCGTAACATTATGTCCTAAATATTGGCCAAATAGACCCTAaatgggggaggaaaaaagaggcTTTGCAGTTAGCCAAAGgaaagagactttttttctttttttacatttcctgTTTTGTTAGCCCAAATGAAAACTCGTGATTCTGTTCATAACACTTAAGCACAAAAAGGATAGTGGTAATGGAGGAAACTGTTACTTAATTTAATAAGGGAAAATCTAGGAAGGGAGGAAACTGGGCATCGCTGAATTTGGATTCCTCAAGAATCTCTTCCACAGCATGTCAGAGAATATTCCAGACTCTGCTTGAACTTCCAGGGAGAGAGGTCATTAACTTGCAGGACATTCCATTCCTTGTTGGACAACTCCAGTCGTTACAGTGCTGTACCTTTCGTTCAGCTGAAGTCTACAAACTCTCCCACTGATCCTATTTCTACCCTCTAGAGCTTTCTTCTACATGACAGCTCTTCCCAGGTGTTAAGACAGATGACGTACCTTCTGTTAAGTCTTCAGTCTTC
This genomic interval carries:
- the LOC105094956 gene encoding olfactory receptor 10V1 — translated: MEETNKTARIQFFFRPFSADPKVQVVIFVAFLAMYLASLSGNAIIALTVQINHSLRTPMYFFLANLALLEISYTSSIAPLALANLLSMGKTPVSITGCGTQMFFFVFLGGADCVLLAVMASDRFVAICYPLRYTLIMSWPLCVGLVVGSLVLGFLLSLPLTILIFHLPFCNNNEIYHFYCDMPAVMRLACVDTRIHQTALCIISFVVLSLPLSLISVSYIFIVAAVLQIRSEGGRHRAFSTCSSHVLVVLLQYGCTSFIYLSPSSSYSPEMGRVVSVVYTFITPILNPLIYSMRNKELKDALRKALRKFFVGWFYNLFKSEHM